A portion of the Candidatus Poribacteria bacterium genome contains these proteins:
- a CDS encoding IS607 family transposase translates to MNDRFVKIGEAAKLLGVNPQTLRRWEEGGVIQPAKRTPKGTRLYSLQELLGANDLAAPTIAYARVSSSDQKEDLERQQAVLEAFCTKNEWQTEIIRDLGSGMNYNKQGFLRLLELIVRGEMSRLVITHTDRLLRFGGEIVFRICELKGIEVVIINKGEQPSFEEELTRDVMEIMTVFCAKLYGRRSQKSKKLAEAIETIVSEAEQKQKGNLGNL, encoded by the coding sequence ATGAATGATAGATTTGTGAAGATTGGCGAGGCTGCGAAACTACTTGGTGTTAATCCTCAAACACTTCGGCGTTGGGAGGAAGGTGGTGTTATCCAACCTGCGAAAAGAACACCGAAAGGGACTCGCCTCTATAGCCTTCAAGAGTTATTAGGTGCGAATGATTTAGCCGCTCCTACGATTGCTTATGCCCGCGTCTCGAGTTCGGATCAAAAGGAAGATTTAGAACGTCAGCAGGCAGTCCTTGAAGCGTTTTGCACGAAGAATGAGTGGCAGACTGAAATCATAAGAGATCTTGGCAGTGGCATGAACTACAATAAGCAAGGCTTCCTCCGCCTCCTTGAGTTAATAGTGCGGGGTGAAATGTCTCGTCTGGTTATCACACACACAGACAGGCTTCTACGATTTGGTGGAGAGATCGTCTTTCGTATCTGTGAACTCAAAGGTATTGAAGTCGTCATTATCAATAAAGGTGAACAACCTTCATTTGAGGAGGAACTGACACGAGACGTCATGGAAATCATGACCGTTTTTTGTGCGAAACTCTACGGACGCCGTTCTCAGAAGTCAAAGAAACTGGCTGAAGCAATAGAGACTATCGTCTCCGAAGCGGAGCAGAAGCAGAAAGGTAATCTCGGCAACCTGTAG